The genomic segment CGCCTTCAAGCCCAAAATCAGCGGCATTAACAAGAATGGGGGCCAGGCTACTGACGACCATGGAATCATCGGCAGCCGGGGTGGCCAATACTTCTGTACTGACCGGGACGCGCTTGCCATGTAACGACAGTGAGCCAGACAGGGTAAAGCGAGTGGGCTGGCCTTGCTCCAGAGAGGTCATGACGGAGTCGGGAATCTTGGCCTGAAGCACGGCAGTCGCAAACTTATCGGTATCAAACAGCATGGATTTCATCCGGCTGTTGCGGATCTCGATACCGGTTTCAACGCTGGTCAGATCGATATTGATCATGGCAGCGCCGCTGCTGTTGACGGAACCATAAACGTGTTTGAACTGGTGACTTTCAACTTTGTTAATGTTCTTGGTGGTCTGGAAGGCGACGATCGAATCGTTATTAACCTGCCAGTCCGCCAGGGCGGGCAGGCAGGCAAACACAAGCGGGGCCATCAGTGCGGTGCGAAAAGTCATACAGACTCCTTAGCGGATTGTTGGAACCTATTGGAACGTTCATATGAATACGTCTTTGGGCGCTCATTAGCCAGCTGGCTTTGCGGGATGACTGTCCTGGTACTGTTGGCGTAGACGCTTGGTGTTCCAGTGCTGGCTAGTGAATGCTGGCTAGTGCAGCAGAACAAGATCCGGAAACTTGAATTCGACCAGCCATCCCAATGCGTGTTCAATAGAAGCCTTGTATTCGCCTTCCAGGTGAATGCGCCGCGTGTCGATAGCAAACTGCTGTTTGGGTGCGAGTTTTTTATAGGCATCGAGGATAGGCATATCGGCGACCTGCTCATGGAAGGTGCGTAAAACAGTTAATTTGTCATGTTGCCAGACTAATGGATCAAGACCGCTGATAATGTGATGCAGTCGTAATACCCCTTCGGTGATATCACATTGATCACTCAGTATCGCCCGGGCCAAAAAACGTACATCTTGAACCAGACCTTGCTGATGGCGGCGCAGCTGCTGTT from the Candidatus Thalassolituus haligoni genome contains:
- a CDS encoding YceI family protein, whose translation is MTFRTALMAPLVFACLPALADWQVNNDSIVAFQTTKNINKVESHQFKHVYGSVNSSGAAMINIDLTSVETGIEIRNSRMKSMLFDTDKFATAVLQAKIPDSVMTSLEQGQPTRFTLSGSLSLHGKRVPVSTEVLATPAADDSMVVSSLAPILVNAADFGLEGGIEALRNVASLASISQVVPVEFTLILNPE
- a CDS encoding DUF2489 domain-containing protein — encoded protein: MLILTAVIGIAVITLLSLYAWHLTHKVRQVEAEQQAQAATAEQQLRRHQQGLVQDVRFLARAILSDQCDITEGVLRLHHIISGLDPLVWQHDKLTVLRTFHEQVADMPILDAYKKLAPKQQFAIDTRRIHLEGEYKASIEHALGWLVEFKFPDLVLLH